The following proteins are co-located in the Pseudomonas synxantha genome:
- a CDS encoding PhzF family phenazine biosynthesis protein: MKLDIYQVDAFSQHPFGGNPAAVCPLTEWLHDEQLQSIAAENNLSETAFFVPRGDIYELRWLTPEVEVDLCGHATLAAAWVLMHMLADAPEVLRFATRSGELRVTRNGDELAMDFPAKQPQRCEPPSGLLSALGIENAEVFGTDDYIVLVEDEAQVAALTPDFARLRGLPKRGIAVTAKSTRFDFVSRWFGPNVGVNEDPVTGSAHTSLAPFWAERLGKSQLTAEQGGQRKGQLRCELKGDRVIISGKAVLYMQGTIYL, translated from the coding sequence ATGAAACTGGATATCTACCAAGTCGATGCCTTCAGCCAACACCCCTTCGGCGGCAACCCGGCGGCGGTGTGCCCACTTACCGAGTGGCTGCACGACGAACAACTGCAAAGCATCGCCGCTGAAAACAACCTTTCGGAAACCGCGTTCTTCGTGCCTCGCGGCGATATATATGAGTTGCGCTGGCTGACGCCGGAAGTCGAAGTGGACCTGTGCGGCCATGCCACGTTGGCGGCAGCGTGGGTGCTGATGCATATGTTGGCGGATGCCCCCGAAGTGCTGCGTTTTGCCACACGCAGCGGCGAACTGCGGGTGACGCGCAATGGCGATGAGTTGGCGATGGATTTCCCGGCCAAGCAACCTCAACGCTGCGAACCGCCGAGCGGTCTGCTGAGTGCATTGGGGATCGAAAACGCCGAAGTGTTCGGCACCGATGACTACATCGTGCTGGTAGAAGATGAAGCTCAGGTAGCGGCGCTCACGCCGGATTTCGCACGACTCAGGGGCCTGCCTAAACGCGGGATTGCGGTCACCGCCAAAAGCACTCGATTTGACTTTGTCTCACGCTGGTTCGGGCCGAATGTGGGGGTCAATGAAGACCCGGTCACCGGCTCGGCGCACACCTCGCTGGCACCGTTCTGGGCCGAGCGCCTGGGCAAATCGCAATTGACTGCCGAGCAAGGCGGCCAGCGCAAGGGCCAGTTGCGTTGTGAACTTAAGGGCGACCGGGTGATTATTTCCGGTAAGGCCGTGCTGTATATGCAAGGCACCATTTATCTGTAA
- a CDS encoding ATPase domain-containing protein, producing the protein MNTKVTINRLRTGVPGLDEVLGGGLPEFSFNLIAGTPGCGKTTLAHQMMFALAAPERPALYFTVLGEPPLKMLRYQQQFEFFDNEAVTRSIRYINLAGDTLTGDLDEVLRRIVAEVEAHSPSLVFVDSFRSVVLASSTQSNPNNNLAQFVQQLGMMMTTWQATTFLIGEYFNETQSNPVFTVADGLIWLHQSVKRNSIVRKMEIMKMRGQPTLPGLHSFRISNAGIKVFAPAVTPVKSSRPAENSEALDFRLLMGNAHLDEMLGGGLPRGYSLLVAGPSGSGKSILATTFLAEGARGGETGVIAVFEQRPNYAQNATLANLISTGQVGLVDSRSPDLSIEEVIHMLLAEIKRLGASRVVIDSLSGFELALAPTFREDFRESLSCLVSSLASVGVTVLMTSELEDRYTDLRFSPYGTAFLTDAIIVQRYIEIESRLLRVMAVVKVRASQHSHELRLYKIDDQGIHIGKMLVEREGLLGGRPTQKNNQTSMPRFEADELGTLS; encoded by the coding sequence ATGAATACCAAAGTGACAATCAATCGCTTGCGCACAGGTGTGCCAGGATTGGATGAGGTGCTAGGCGGAGGATTGCCGGAGTTCTCGTTCAATTTGATCGCTGGTACACCGGGCTGCGGAAAGACAACGCTGGCGCATCAAATGATGTTCGCCCTCGCTGCACCGGAGCGACCAGCTCTGTATTTCACCGTACTGGGTGAGCCGCCATTAAAGATGTTGCGGTATCAGCAGCAGTTTGAGTTCTTCGACAACGAAGCAGTGACGCGTTCGATCCGGTACATCAACCTCGCTGGCGATACGCTTACTGGCGATCTGGATGAAGTTTTGCGACGGATTGTGGCCGAGGTTGAAGCTCATAGCCCGTCGCTAGTATTCGTCGATTCTTTCCGTTCAGTGGTGCTGGCGAGCAGTACGCAGAGCAACCCGAACAATAACCTTGCGCAGTTCGTCCAGCAGTTGGGCATGATGATGACGACGTGGCAGGCCACCACATTTTTGATTGGCGAATATTTTAACGAAACGCAAAGCAACCCTGTTTTCACCGTAGCCGATGGGCTCATTTGGTTGCACCAAAGCGTTAAGCGCAACTCTATAGTACGCAAAATGGAAATCATGAAGATGCGGGGGCAGCCGACGTTACCGGGCCTGCACTCTTTTCGCATCAGCAATGCCGGCATCAAGGTATTCGCACCAGCTGTTACCCCTGTTAAGTCAAGCAGGCCTGCCGAAAACTCAGAAGCACTTGATTTTCGTCTGCTGATGGGGAATGCGCACCTGGACGAAATGCTAGGCGGCGGTTTACCTCGAGGGTATTCACTGCTGGTTGCGGGCCCTTCGGGCTCTGGCAAAAGTATTCTTGCAACGACCTTCCTCGCAGAGGGGGCGAGAGGCGGAGAAACCGGCGTGATTGCCGTGTTCGAGCAGCGTCCGAACTATGCTCAAAATGCAACACTTGCAAACCTGATCAGCACCGGCCAAGTCGGTTTGGTGGATAGTCGTTCTCCTGATTTATCAATCGAGGAGGTCATCCATATGCTGCTTGCTGAGATCAAGCGTCTTGGAGCCAGTCGCGTGGTCATAGACTCTTTGTCAGGTTTCGAATTGGCCTTGGCACCGACCTTCCGGGAAGATTTTCGCGAGTCGTTGTCGTGCCTGGTCAGCTCATTGGCGAGCGTTGGTGTAACAGTGCTGATGACCTCGGAGCTCGAGGATCGCTACACGGACCTGCGCTTCAGCCCTTACGGCACGGCGTTTTTGACCGACGCAATTATTGTTCAGCGCTATATCGAAATTGAAAGTCGGTTGTTGCGAGTCATGGCAGTGGTGAAGGTTCGCGCAAGCCAGCACTCCCATGAGTTACGTCTGTACAAAATCGACGATCAAGGCATTCATATTGGCAAAATGCTTGTTGAGCGAGAAGGTCTCTTAGGGGGCCGCCCGACTCAGAAGAACAATCAGACGTCGATGCCGCGGTTTGAGGCGGATGAACTTGGGACGCTTTCGTGA
- a CDS encoding diguanylate cyclase domain-containing protein — protein MNRKTYDDKKALAAASIELTQVVQKTQEARLKLDALEQKVVNTQSQVLEKQQSGQLIEANEQLVLALLQAQIGVEQAATALREVSHAAQLDVLTGLPNRRLLLGRLAQAIEDTTPEGEGLAVLFLDLNHFKLINDTLGHSVGDEVLKETALRLSGAVRKNDTVGRYGGDEFIILLVGTISHADVLGICEKIIKALGVPHPIGNQILQLAASIGVSYYPKDGDDPHTLIDCADAAMYRAKRHGIGVAFHSTDLPPVLLPTHLPIIPAQKKPGAHHPIASGEHERRRAQLREANEQLVLTALNAQQLQAVAEGALDKQKKILAMVAHELRDPLTPLTLVAGMLMQSSHERLATIQAIIERQTSHIARLVDDLMDVSMAQTGKLRLNFQPVDIATIIDEAVVVCRPAIDLRFQQLVVRKPRRPLMINGDQLRLTQILCNLLGNASKYTPNHGSIKLVIDAGAEDITLTFSDTGIGISAEVLDFIFDPFVQDAHAIGFNGTGLGVGLSVVRELVEGHRGSVNVFSGGLGLGSTFVVTLPLPPQSK, from the coding sequence GTGAACCGCAAAACGTACGACGATAAAAAAGCGCTCGCTGCTGCGAGTATCGAGCTGACTCAGGTTGTGCAGAAAACCCAGGAGGCTCGCCTAAAGCTTGATGCTCTTGAGCAGAAAGTCGTGAACACTCAGTCCCAAGTGCTGGAAAAGCAGCAGTCCGGGCAGTTAATCGAGGCCAATGAACAACTGGTACTAGCGCTTCTCCAAGCCCAAATTGGCGTTGAACAGGCAGCCACTGCGCTACGTGAGGTTTCTCACGCCGCGCAGCTCGATGTATTGACGGGGCTTCCCAATCGCAGATTGCTACTCGGACGGTTAGCCCAGGCGATCGAAGATACGACGCCGGAGGGAGAGGGGCTGGCTGTACTCTTTTTGGATCTGAATCACTTCAAATTGATCAACGACACGTTGGGGCACAGTGTCGGCGATGAAGTGCTCAAGGAAACTGCACTGCGACTGAGTGGCGCGGTACGCAAGAATGATACGGTTGGACGATACGGCGGGGACGAGTTCATTATCTTGCTGGTAGGCACTATCAGCCATGCCGATGTATTGGGTATCTGCGAGAAGATCATCAAGGCGCTTGGAGTGCCACATCCTATCGGGAATCAGATTCTGCAACTGGCAGCGAGTATCGGGGTGAGTTATTACCCGAAAGATGGCGATGACCCACACACATTGATCGATTGCGCTGACGCGGCGATGTATCGGGCAAAACGGCATGGTATAGGGGTAGCTTTTCACAGCACCGACTTGCCTCCAGTACTGTTGCCTACCCACCTCCCAATTATCCCGGCACAAAAAAAACCGGGCGCTCACCACCCCATAGCCTCAGGAGAACACGAAAGACGCCGTGCTCAATTGCGAGAGGCGAACGAGCAGTTAGTATTAACCGCACTCAACGCGCAACAGCTCCAGGCCGTTGCGGAGGGCGCCCTGGATAAGCAGAAAAAAATTCTGGCGATGGTTGCCCACGAGTTGCGCGATCCTCTGACACCGCTAACCCTGGTGGCGGGGATGCTGATGCAGTCCTCCCATGAACGGTTGGCGACCATACAGGCGATTATTGAGCGTCAGACAAGCCATATTGCGCGTCTGGTAGACGACCTGATGGACGTATCCATGGCCCAGACAGGCAAGCTCAGACTGAACTTCCAGCCTGTAGACATAGCAACGATCATCGATGAGGCCGTCGTCGTTTGTCGTCCTGCGATCGACTTACGCTTTCAGCAACTTGTAGTGCGCAAGCCAAGGCGCCCGCTGATGATCAATGGTGATCAGCTCAGATTGACGCAAATTTTATGCAACCTGCTTGGCAATGCCTCCAAGTACACACCCAATCATGGTTCGATCAAGCTGGTTATTGATGCTGGTGCCGAGGACATTACCTTGACCTTTTCCGATACCGGTATAGGTATTAGTGCTGAGGTTCTGGATTTTATTTTTGATCCCTTCGTTCAGGATGCCCACGCCATTGGGTTCAACGGCACAGGCCTGGGGGTTGGTCTGTCAGTCGTTCGCGAATTGGTCGAGGGGCATCGAGGCTCGGTAAACGTGTTCAGCGGCGGCCTAGGGCTCGGCAGCACGTTTGTCGTCACGCTACCGTTGCCCCCGCAGTCCAAATAA
- a CDS encoding RNA polymerase sigma factor encodes MNIPIGAIAHLVGSSPQFMLHLTDDQQKKLRRFIHKRVLNPEDADDLLQLTYLEAWRNRERFSGTATLSTWMCGIAQNLIRNHFRRLYAKPAHCEFDESLWHGQEENNSLDWEFEINRRLENTLSAIDHLPTEMRKTLYASLETDGSYQDTADVLDIPIGTVRSRLSRAREQLKRVTHNTMQQ; translated from the coding sequence ATGAATATCCCTATTGGAGCTATAGCTCACCTTGTTGGCAGCTCGCCTCAATTCATGCTTCACCTGACAGACGACCAACAGAAAAAACTCCGTCGCTTCATTCACAAACGCGTGCTCAACCCGGAAGATGCGGATGACCTTCTACAATTGACCTACTTGGAAGCCTGGCGTAATCGCGAGCGTTTCAGTGGCACTGCAACGCTCAGCACCTGGATGTGCGGCATCGCGCAGAACTTGATCCGCAATCACTTTCGACGCTTGTATGCCAAGCCCGCGCATTGCGAGTTCGATGAGTCGCTGTGGCACGGCCAGGAAGAAAACAACAGCCTGGACTGGGAGTTTGAGATCAACCGGCGCCTGGAAAATACCCTGAGCGCTATTGATCACTTGCCGACCGAGATGCGCAAAACGTTATATGCCTCACTGGAGACCGATGGCAGCTACCAGGATACCGCCGACGTATTGGACATACCTATCGGCACCGTTCGCTCGCGCCTGTCCCGGGCACGTGAGCAACTCAAGCGGGTCACTCACAACACAATGCAGCAGTAA
- a CDS encoding polyphenol oxidase family protein produces MYKAHNLNALPGVDHGFCSIDDPLRPDDVFICKQVHSASVIEWQPGQLANTIEADGVLTHSRQPIAVITADCLPILIAGGEWVAAIHGGWKGLQRGIIDNAVQRFIDKGITADQLRVAIGPSIKPCCYEVSAAFIAEFQADQGHVWQHGQAPWSDEQPTPLQAPHITPPHARQTGSAWFDLSGYGLLLLHAAGVKREHIEVSDVCTYCTSPAFASYRRRTHHPAENRTLIYSWIARTT; encoded by the coding sequence GTGTACAAAGCCCACAACCTCAATGCTCTCCCCGGCGTCGATCACGGTTTTTGCTCGATTGATGATCCCCTGCGACCCGATGACGTGTTCATTTGCAAACAAGTGCACAGCGCGTCGGTGATCGAGTGGCAACCGGGTCAGTTGGCCAACACGATTGAGGCCGACGGGGTGCTCACACACAGCCGCCAGCCGATTGCGGTCATCACGGCCGATTGCTTGCCCATTCTGATCGCAGGCGGTGAGTGGGTAGCGGCCATCCATGGCGGCTGGAAGGGCTTGCAGCGCGGAATCATCGACAATGCCGTGCAGCGCTTCATAGATAAAGGCATTACCGCAGACCAACTGCGAGTAGCGATTGGGCCGTCGATCAAACCGTGCTGCTATGAGGTGAGCGCGGCGTTTATTGCCGAGTTCCAGGCCGATCAAGGCCACGTATGGCAGCACGGCCAGGCGCCCTGGAGCGATGAGCAACCGACACCGCTACAAGCCCCGCACATTACACCGCCCCATGCCAGGCAAACAGGAAGTGCCTGGTTTGATTTGAGCGGGTATGGGCTGCTGTTGCTGCACGCGGCCGGGGTCAAGCGCGAACATATCGAGGTGAGTGACGTATGCACCTACTGCACCTCGCCGGCGTTTGCCAGCTATCGCAGGAGGACTCATCACCCGGCGGAGAACAGGACGTTGATCTATTCGTGGATTGCTCGTACGACCTGA
- a CDS encoding ATPase domain-containing protein: MSTKVTINRLATGVPGLDEALGGGLPEFSFNLIAGPPGCGKTTLAHQMMFALATPERPALFFTVLGEPPLKMLRYQQQFDFFDNEAINQSIRYINLADDTLAGDLDEVLRRIVSEVEAYSPSLVFVDSFRSVVLASQTQDNPNNNLPQFIQQLGMLMTTWQATTFLIGEYFTETDTNPIFTVADGLIWLRQSIERNSMVRKMEIMKMRGQPTLPGLHTFRIATSGIKVFPPAAINRSVEAPSTFPITRLKMGVPVLDEMLGGGLPRGYSLLVAGPSGSGKSILAATFLAEGARNGETGVIAVFEQRPNHSQNPKLAELIKSGQVSLVDSRAPDLSIDEIVHLLLGEIGRLKATRVVIDSLSGFELALAPTFRADFRESLSRMVTALTAAGVSVLMTSELEDRYTDLRFSPYGTAFLTDAIIVQRYIEVQSRLLRIMAVVKVRASAHSDELRQYYIDDNGLQIGEMLADQEGLLGGRPTKQGAEAKHMGDKND, from the coding sequence ATGAGCACCAAAGTGACTATCAATCGTCTGGCCACGGGTGTGCCAGGACTGGACGAGGCCCTGGGCGGAGGCCTGCCAGAGTTTTCGTTCAACTTGATCGCCGGCCCTCCCGGGTGTGGCAAAACTACCCTTGCGCACCAGATGATGTTTGCCCTGGCCACGCCTGAACGTCCGGCGTTGTTTTTTACCGTCCTTGGCGAGCCGCCGTTGAAAATGCTGCGCTATCAGCAGCAATTCGATTTTTTCGACAACGAAGCGATCAACCAGTCGATTCGCTATATCAACCTGGCCGACGACACACTGGCCGGTGACTTGGACGAGGTACTGCGACGGATCGTCAGCGAAGTCGAGGCGTATTCACCGTCGCTGGTATTTGTCGATTCGTTTCGCTCCGTGGTGCTGGCCAGCCAGACCCAAGACAACCCGAATAACAACTTGCCGCAGTTCATCCAGCAACTGGGTATGTTGATGACCACGTGGCAGGCGACGACCTTTCTGATTGGCGAATACTTCACCGAAACCGACACCAATCCGATTTTCACCGTGGCAGACGGCCTGATATGGCTGCGCCAGAGCATCGAGCGCAACTCGATGGTGCGCAAGATGGAAATCATGAAGATGCGCGGCCAGCCGACCTTGCCGGGCCTGCACACCTTTCGTATTGCGACCTCGGGGATCAAGGTGTTCCCACCGGCGGCTATCAATCGCTCGGTTGAAGCGCCGTCGACGTTCCCGATCACACGCCTGAAAATGGGGGTGCCGGTACTCGATGAGATGCTCGGCGGCGGCCTGCCTCGTGGGTATTCGCTGTTGGTGGCCGGACCATCGGGCTCGGGCAAAAGCATTCTGGCGGCGACCTTCCTGGCCGAAGGCGCACGCAACGGTGAAACCGGTGTGATTGCCGTGTTCGAGCAGCGGCCCAACCATTCGCAAAACCCGAAGTTGGCTGAGTTGATCAAGAGCGGGCAGGTTAGCCTGGTAGACAGCCGCGCGCCGGACCTGTCCATCGACGAAATCGTCCACTTGCTGCTCGGCGAGATCGGCCGTTTGAAAGCTACCCGCGTGGTAATTGATTCGCTGTCGGGCTTTGAGCTGGCATTGGCGCCAACCTTTCGCGCCGACTTTCGCGAGTCGCTCTCACGCATGGTCACCGCGCTGACGGCTGCCGGGGTCAGCGTCTTGATGACCTCTGAGTTGGAAGACCGCTACACCGACTTGCGCTTTAGTCCTTACGGCACAGCTTTTCTCACCGACGCGATCATTGTCCAGCGCTACATTGAAGTGCAGAGCCGCCTGCTGCGGATCATGGCAGTGGTAAAGGTGCGCGCCAGCGCCCATTCCGATGAGTTACGCCAGTATTACATCGACGACAACGGCCTGCAGATTGGCGAAATGCTCGCTGATCAGGAGGGACTGCTGGGGGGGCGTCCGACAAAGCAAGGCGCAGAGGCGAAACACATGGGAGATAAAAATGATTGA
- the ggt gene encoding gamma-glutamyltransferase, which translates to MNGVQRVFLISRRHLTVIATALALAACHTAVTEQPPAPELGSGYRTDLSTRHAKRHMAAAANPLAAEAGREMLRQGGSAIDAAIAMQAVLTLVEPQSSGIGGGAFIMLWDGQKVHAYDGRETAPAGATERLFLKADGTQMAFTDAQIGGRSVGTPGVLRALEMAHKKNGHLQWAKLFEPAIRLSEQGFAISPRLHSLIAADRFIAQSPEMAAYFLNADGSPKATGTLLKNPALAAVFKRIAKEGPDALYHGPIADEIARKVQGNHNAGSLSVADLKSYSAKERAPLCTDYKQWKVCGMPPPSSGGIAVAQILGTLQALETRDPRLAIAPMTPVKSASPAGLEPTPEAVHLIAEAGRLAFADRALYVADADFTPVPVAGLVAPDYLAQRAVLIGERSMGIAKPGQPAGVQVAYAPDRSPLRISTSQVVAVDDQGGAVSMTTTVEAAFGSHVMVQGFLLNNQMTDFSFIPEENGQPVANRVQPGKRPRSAMAPTLVFDRQTGELLATVGSPGGSQIIEYVSKSLVAMLDWKLDPQAAISLPNFGSRNGATELETGLFNPALKQALKDKGHALSEIEMTSGIQAIVRTRDAQGKVSLSGGADPRREGEALGD; encoded by the coding sequence ATGAACGGAGTTCAGCGCGTGTTTTTGATTTCCCGCCGCCACCTGACGGTCATCGCAACAGCCCTGGCCCTCGCGGCCTGCCACACTGCCGTCACCGAACAACCACCCGCCCCGGAACTGGGTTCGGGCTATCGCACCGACCTCAGCACCCGCCACGCCAAACGCCACATGGCCGCCGCCGCCAACCCGCTGGCCGCCGAAGCCGGGCGTGAGATGTTGCGCCAGGGCGGCTCGGCCATCGATGCGGCGATTGCCATGCAGGCGGTGCTGACCTTGGTGGAGCCGCAGTCTTCCGGTATCGGCGGCGGTGCATTCATCATGCTGTGGGATGGGCAAAAGGTGCATGCCTACGACGGCCGCGAAACCGCGCCGGCGGGTGCGACCGAGCGTTTGTTCCTGAAGGCCGATGGTACGCAAATGGCGTTTACGGATGCCCAGATTGGTGGACGTTCGGTGGGTACGCCAGGGGTATTGCGCGCCTTGGAGATGGCGCACAAGAAGAACGGCCATCTGCAATGGGCCAAGCTGTTTGAGCCCGCGATCCGCTTGTCGGAACAAGGCTTCGCTATTTCCCCGCGCTTGCACAGCTTGATTGCGGCTGACCGCTTTATCGCACAATCGCCGGAGATGGCGGCGTACTTCCTGAATGCCGATGGCTCGCCAAAAGCCACCGGCACGCTGCTGAAAAATCCAGCGCTGGCCGCGGTGTTCAAGCGCATCGCCAAGGAAGGGCCGGACGCGCTGTACCACGGGCCGATTGCCGATGAGATCGCACGCAAGGTGCAGGGTAATCACAATGCCGGCAGCCTGTCCGTGGCCGACCTCAAGAGCTACAGCGCCAAGGAACGCGCACCTTTGTGTACCGACTACAAACAGTGGAAGGTCTGCGGCATGCCGCCGCCTTCCTCGGGCGGGATTGCTGTGGCGCAGATCCTTGGGACTTTGCAGGCACTGGAAACCCGCGACCCTCGCTTGGCTATCGCGCCGATGACACCGGTCAAGAGTGCCTCGCCGGCCGGGCTTGAGCCGACACCCGAGGCGGTGCACCTGATCGCCGAAGCCGGGCGCCTGGCCTTTGCCGACCGTGCACTGTATGTGGCTGATGCAGACTTCACCCCCGTACCGGTTGCCGGCCTCGTCGCGCCCGATTACCTGGCCCAGCGTGCCGTGCTGATCGGCGAACGCAGCATGGGCATCGCCAAGCCCGGCCAACCCGCTGGCGTGCAGGTGGCTTATGCACCGGACCGCTCGCCGCTGCGCATCTCCACCTCGCAAGTGGTGGCGGTAGACGACCAGGGCGGAGCGGTGTCGATGACCACCACGGTGGAAGCGGCGTTCGGCTCCCATGTGATGGTGCAGGGCTTTTTACTCAACAATCAGATGACCGACTTCTCGTTCATTCCCGAAGAAAACGGCCAGCCTGTGGCGAACCGCGTGCAACCCGGCAAGCGCCCGCGCTCGGCCATGGCGCCGACCTTGGTGTTCGACCGCCAGACAGGTGAGCTGCTCGCCACCGTCGGCTCCCCCGGCGGTTCGCAGATCATCGAGTACGTGAGTAAATCCCTGGTAGCCATGCTCGACTGGAAACTTGATCCCCAAGCAGCCATCAGCCTGCCGAATTTCGGCAGCCGCAACGGGGCCACTGAATTGGAAACAGGTCTGTTCAACCCCGCGCTGAAACAGGCGCTCAAGGACAAAGGTCATGCCCTCAGCGAAATCGAGATGACCAGCGGCATCCAGGCCATCGTGCGCACACGGGATGCCCAGGGTAAGGTGTCGCTGAGCGGCGGCGCCGACCCTCGGCGCGAAGGCGAGGCGCTGGGCGACTAA
- a CDS encoding sensor histidine kinase translates to MSKISGENEREKANAAHELFLLGQKTVEARAVLAALQQQLNDASSLLVDTQQVEKVMQANQQLVLAILLAQSDAVTPPRLGELHLYQELREANAQLVIAALSAQDLQATAERALSQHKGILAMVAHELRNPLTPISMIAERMVRLPSDQLPRMRELIESQVQHISQLVDDLLDVSRVSTGKLRINLRDVDMMQVILAAVDACRPVMSARQQYFDIHLPHGILMVNGDPVRLSQILHNLLANAAKYTPAAGKIKLIVTVEHEVLKIRISDNGIGVTAKALPFIFDPYVQDSHAIGFNGAGLGIGLTVVRELVEAHGGTVTGMSEGSGKGSEFVVSLPLVATFAAC, encoded by the coding sequence GTGAGCAAGATCAGCGGCGAGAACGAACGTGAGAAGGCCAATGCCGCTCACGAACTGTTCTTGCTCGGTCAAAAAACGGTTGAAGCACGCGCCGTATTGGCCGCCCTACAGCAACAGTTGAACGACGCCAGCAGCCTCTTGGTGGATACCCAGCAGGTCGAGAAGGTGATGCAGGCCAATCAACAATTGGTGTTGGCAATACTTCTAGCCCAGTCAGACGCCGTGACTCCGCCTCGCTTGGGTGAGTTGCATTTGTACCAGGAGTTGCGCGAGGCTAATGCGCAACTGGTCATCGCTGCGCTGAGTGCCCAGGACCTTCAGGCAACAGCCGAACGCGCGCTGAGTCAGCACAAAGGCATCCTCGCCATGGTCGCCCATGAACTGCGAAATCCGCTGACGCCTATCAGCATGATTGCAGAGCGTATGGTGCGTCTGCCTAGCGATCAACTCCCTCGAATGCGGGAATTAATCGAGAGCCAGGTACAGCATATTTCACAATTGGTCGATGATCTGCTGGATGTCTCTCGCGTCAGCACTGGCAAACTGCGAATCAATCTCCGCGATGTCGATATGATGCAGGTAATTCTCGCGGCCGTTGACGCCTGCCGCCCAGTCATGAGTGCGCGACAGCAATATTTCGATATCCATCTTCCCCATGGGATTTTGATGGTGAATGGCGACCCGGTACGTCTCTCGCAGATTCTTCACAACCTTCTGGCCAATGCGGCCAAGTACACCCCTGCCGCCGGCAAAATCAAGCTGATTGTGACGGTAGAGCACGAAGTTCTGAAAATACGAATTTCCGACAATGGAATTGGAGTTACGGCGAAAGCACTGCCCTTTATTTTTGATCCTTATGTTCAAGATTCACACGCTATAGGCTTCAACGGAGCTGGCTTGGGTATTGGATTAACTGTCGTTCGCGAGCTTGTCGAAGCACACGGCGGTACTGTGACTGGTATGAGTGAGGGTAGCGGCAAGGGGAGCGAGTTTGTGGTTTCTCTGCCGCTGGTGGCAACGTTCGCAGCCTGTTAG
- the ddlA gene encoding D-alanine--D-alanine ligase has product MSKVRVGIIFGGRSAEHEVSLQSARNIVDALDRSRFEPILIGIDKAGHWHLNDTSNFLINQENPALIALNQSNRELAVVPGKASQQVVETSGQGLLEHIDVIFPIVHGTLGEDGCLQGLLRMADLPFVGSDVLGSAVCMDKDISKRLLRDAGIAVTPFITLTRRNAARTSFEAAANTLGLPMFVKPANQGSSVGVSKVGNEAEYLAAVELALGFDEKVLVESAVRGREIECAVLGNDQPIASGCGEIVVSNGFYSYDSKYIDDQAAQVVVPAAISHEASERIRSLAIEAFEVLGCAGLARVDVFLTDNGEVLINEINSLPGFTRISMYPKLWQAAGMSYSELVSRLLELALERHAGRKGLKISR; this is encoded by the coding sequence ATGAGCAAGGTGCGGGTAGGGATTATTTTTGGTGGTCGTTCGGCCGAGCATGAGGTGTCGCTGCAATCGGCGCGCAACATCGTCGATGCCCTCGACCGTTCGCGCTTCGAGCCCATCCTGATCGGGATCGACAAGGCCGGTCACTGGCACCTCAACGACACGTCGAACTTCCTGATCAACCAGGAAAACCCGGCGCTGATCGCCCTCAACCAATCCAACCGTGAATTGGCGGTGGTGCCGGGCAAGGCCAGCCAGCAAGTGGTGGAAACCTCCGGCCAGGGGCTGCTGGAACACATCGATGTAATCTTCCCCATCGTCCATGGCACCCTTGGCGAAGACGGTTGCCTGCAAGGCTTGCTGCGCATGGCTGACTTGCCCTTCGTCGGCTCCGACGTGCTTGGCTCGGCCGTGTGCATGGACAAAGACATCAGCAAACGCCTGCTGCGTGACGCCGGTATCGCGGTTACGCCGTTCATTACCCTTACGCGTCGAAACGCGGCACGCACCTCTTTTGAGGCAGCTGCGAACACGCTCGGCCTACCGATGTTCGTCAAACCCGCCAACCAGGGCTCCTCAGTGGGCGTGAGCAAAGTCGGCAATGAAGCCGAGTACCTCGCCGCGGTTGAGCTGGCGCTGGGTTTTGATGAAAAAGTGCTGGTGGAGTCCGCCGTCCGGGGCCGTGAAATCGAATGCGCCGTGCTGGGCAATGACCAGCCCATTGCCAGCGGCTGCGGCGAGATCGTGGTGAGCAACGGCTTCTATTCCTACGACAGCAAATACATCGACGACCAGGCCGCCCAGGTGGTGGTGCCTGCGGCTATCAGCCATGAAGCCAGCGAGCGCATTCGCAGCCTGGCCATTGAAGCGTTTGAAGTGCTGGGTTGTGCAGGGCTGGCGCGGGTGGATGTGTTCCTGACCGATAATGGCGAAGTCCTGATCAACGAGATCAACTCACTGCCCGGTTTTACCCGCATCAGCATGTACCCCAAGCTGTGGCAGGCGGCGGGCATGAGTTACAGCGAGCTGGTAAGCCGCTTGCTTGAACTGGCGCTGGAGCGGCATGCGGGGCGCAAGGGGTTGAAGATCAGTCGCTGA